catgtTTCAGATCgcttcatttctgttcatttgttaTTTACAGTCTCTGGCTAAACAATTACAACAATTACCCATATTTcttccttgctgcagctgcatgATTGCAGTGTATGCAGACCTGCCTAAGCGGTGGAGCAGCATGCTCGCGGTGcagtgagctgctgctgtgtaagAAACTGATACCATAGACTGACTTTTGCAGCCAGTGCATGCATAACCTTATTCTATGGGGATTGTGCTAGCAGCAACAGCCTGCTTCCCCACTTTGTTTGGAGGGGGTTTATTTGCTCTTTGTTGACTTCAGGTCTTGCTAACcacagatattttgtttttctgaggtAACTATGAGACAGTTTTATGCTGTTGTCACTAATAAATATTGAGAGATAATAGTCTTGGAAAGATactgttgctgcttttgttgtcAGTATTATTTAAACATCTGGCTGCTTTGTCACTGAAGGTGGCAAAATGGATCCATCAGGTGCCAACATTCATTCACCACGCGTTTGCTCCATGGTTATGTTGTAAGACTAAGCTAGCAGAGTACTCCTGGTGTTACTGTTGGATGGATAGCTCACTCCTGTCCCAGTACTTTCATGGTTTGCTGGTGGGCCTTCATAGACCAGCACCGAACCAGTTGAGCAGCTGTCACAGGGGATGTTGCAAAGTCAGTGAGTTGTTTGTAATCGTTTTTGTTGACTACTTCTTTGAATCAGATCTAGATGTGAGTTTTCTGTATTTGCCCGGAGTTTAGCAGAGTTCATTGAAACCGTAGCTGATATGCACGTGGCAAATCTTGCGTGTTGTGCTTCTATGTAGCTTTAAGAACAGAGAGAGCCTTAAAGCTTGGGGCGTTCAATTCAGAGCTAATGCACTAAGCAGCTGAGGCAGTTACTAGTGGCACAAGCAGATGTATTCTGCTGCAACTCAGAGCAGTGTCCGTGCATTGAAGTAGATATGTAGACAATTTTTAGCACTTCAGAGATCGTCTGAGGCAGTTCCATCAAAATGTTCACCTAAGATGAATTTGTCTTAGAAGGAAACTGCAACTGAAGTAAGCactgtggggggaaaaaagagtcAAGTTGTCCTGTGGAAATTAGCATTGGCAGTAACTCTGTAAACTTTTCTGGGGTTCTTGGTGCACTTAGGGTCTTTGAGGGCTGACAGACTGCTGACCTCGATGGAGAATGCTCTGGTGCTAGATCCAGTGGTAAATTTGCTTGTGAGGACAATAgtgtggggaaggaaaaaacacaaagcaacaaaaatctGAGCCTGTTTTCTCACATGCAGAGTCCCtgactgcttttgttttcttgggtAATGGAGAGCAGTCAGCTGGGTGAATAATCCTATTATTTCACCTCCTTTCCATGCAGAAAATTGGGGACTCATACCGCGGCTATTGTGTGAGCGAGACAGAATTAGAGAGTGTTCTAACGCTACACAAGCAGCAAACACAAAGTGTGTGGGGGACGCGCCAGTCTCCAAGCCCAGCCAAACCCGCCACACGGTTGATGTGGAAATCTCAGTATGTCCCATATGATGGGATCCCCTTTGTCAATGCAGGTAACtaacttcttttatttcaataacTACTTTAAAAATCTCAACATCACTTGACAGTTGGCCATAAAGAAAGATCCTTGTGGTGTTCCTTAGTAAAGTCAAGgcacaaagaaaagaacagctttgGTACCTCTATGCCACAGTCTGAAGGAGCTTGTTTCCCTGAAAACACAGGCTTTGATGTGAGTGTTTCGTTCCcttttttgtttagaaataaattagttAAGAACCCGCATCAAATGGTACTTGTGAATGAATTCTTTGGGTGGAGGTTCCCTCTGCTCAATCAGGACTTGGAAGTTTTCATAATGGTAAGAGCTTGCTCCAATATTCTTGCCTGGTTTGGAGACCCTTTGAAGAGTTTGTTTCACAGGAGCTAATAAGATAATTCAGTGGCCccctataaaataaaaaagaagtaaatgtcAACATAGCTcagcagacatttttttttttaatgaatgtgcAGACTTAAAGAGGttggaaaatatgcatttagCTCATGTGATGCGTATGTGAAATTAAGTTCATTCAGGTAAGAAATTaatctcttttaatttttacatagAGGTCATGGATGACTGGAGTGTAAGTTATGTGCTTTTTTTGCTGAAAGTAACTGAGAAAGTGAAATGTCAGCACCAGTTTTAAAGCTTCAGCCATAAGCTGTGAGTTATAAAAAAGCtaagagcaaaaccaaaacgATCTACGTCTTTATTTCCAGCTCCCCAAATGCATTtgaggtatttttaattttctgtaagatCTGCTTAATAAATGTGTTCCCCCACAGTAAGATATTTagaacaaaaccacacacagactttcttctttaaagttCTGCAGACTAATAGAGGCACTGATTTTTAAGTTGtagtatttagtatttttgctttgctcagATCCCCATACGGGCATTATGTGTATTTCTAATGAGTTGCCTTTTTAATGCAGTTAGGCTTAGAATGTAAGCACTCCATGAAGAACATTCATTAAAAACCTTTACATCTATAGAACAGAGGctggaaatgcagttttctgaacTGTAATTTAAATCCCAGATAACTTAATTCTAAACTGTGCAGGACAAAAGTACTGTTCTCAAGGAATTTATCCCTTCTGTGTAAGTGGAACCAAACCATAATGAACCAAACCTTccctgctgtgtttctgttgtgGAGAAGCGGGGTAGCTCCTACATAGTATAAAACATGAACTAATTATAAAATCTCGATTGTTAGTTTTAATAAGAATTGTATATAGCTAATACATTTGTAAAACAGGGGCCCCATCAGATTGGGTTTGACTTGCATGCTAGTAAGGACTAACTTAAAGCTCTTGAAGTCTTTTCAGTCATAGCAAAttgatttcaatttaaaaaaataaaaaatccaaaaaggCTAGATATGTTTGTTAAGCacaattttccttctctttataTGCATTGATGTGTATATATACTAATAATGTCATGTTCTCAGGCAGTAAATCATTGAGTGTCTTATGGAAACACTTTATGTTGCTGTTGTGATACCTTAAAAAGGTTTTGGTTATATCATTTGTGGTAtaggcagctccctgccagtgGACTGGTGTATATGAAATGTAAGTAATAGCTAAACATGATATGGGACGGATACAGGTTCTCTTCTTGACCACAAACACTGTTATGCACGTTACTCTTTTCGTAAGTGGTCTGATTGGAATAAGTCATGTATCTGAATGAAATTTAGAGCTAAGCAATCTTTGTGTAAGCCTGTCTGTGTTCATGGGGATATGCCACACTGAGGCAGTGTTATTTAACTGATAAGGTAGGTCAGATTTGCAGGTAAGAATTTGTGGGGCAGCATGGTCTGAAGTATTAATTAAAGTCCTTTGCTTTCAGCTGTGGATTTTCTTGGTTACTTTGGAGATTCTAtttcttatttgtatttattaccAACATACTGTGTTCCTTTGGTAACTAGCAAGGCTGCTCATATTGTCAATTACTGTTGTTGATCAGGTCAGAAGCCAATCTTTTGCCCCTATATATCTACCAGGACCGTTGTGAAGTGATAGCAGTTTGGGAAACGCTTTTAAAGTGCTCTGTGTTCCTTGCatgctgtgaaaaaaacatttgcactgTATTTGAATGCTTGCTACACTTGAGGGTACTGCCTTCTGAAGAATCTGTTAAGCAGAATCtgttaagcagaaaaaaagaaaaaaatttttcaGAGTTCTTGTCTATTCCATAGCTAGTGTTTTACTATAACAACTTATGTGGTTGCTCAAACAGAGTGAATTACTTTCTGTTCCCAGGAAGCAGAGCCATTGTAATGGAGTGCCAGTATGGACCAAGAAGGAAAGGGTTCCAGCCCAAAAAAGCCAGTGAACCTGAAAGGATTTCTGTCCATCTGTACAAAGCCACTTGTCCGGCAAGGTAAGAATTGGCTACAAAGCTACTCACCATCATcctaagaaaatataaatttcttGAACATTGACAGAGTGCTGTTTGCAGGGTAGCTTATATCATGCAGTGCGGCTCTTAGCTTTGTCTCCTTGATAACTTGAGGTTGATGCACATATccagggaaggaggaaatgCTGTCCTATTAAATTGAATGAGGCTGACATTTGATAGGTTGCCTAGCTGCAAAGAAGCAGTACATCAGTCCATGAACTACGGATGGGAATCACTCTATCTGAGTACTGGTGAGGACTTCTTCCTTATCCGactgtcatctttttttttttttttttaacttgtccTTGGGCATCCTTCTGGGTTTTAGGGccatgcttgtttgttttttgcagaGCTAAGGGTGTGCTTACCTTGATGGGTGCAGTTAGATGTGTATGTACTCAGCTTATGCTTCAGGCTGGGTGAATTCTGGCTTGTCCACAAATGATGTTGTGGTTTTACGCTACTGAGGGGCAGAGaatttttgctgaaatgcaaaacCACTCTGGCTGAGTGGCTTCCAGCCTGGACCATACATGTGACCCTCTGTATCCACCTGCATTCCTCTCTATTAATTATCTGTTAAAAATTCTCCATTTCTCTTAGAGGCTCCTCACCCCCCAGAACAACACTCGGCTTGAATTTTTTCTATAGTAATATCCAGTATGAAGTAGGTGGGGATTTTGCCTTCCCCCTGGAGGTGAAGTGTATttgaaggaatttattttttctttttcttttttttttttaaatcctcctCTTGGAAGGATCTATATTAAAAAGGTTCAAAAGTTTCCGGAGTACAGAGTTCCTACTGACCCTAAAATTGACAAGAAAATCATAAGAATGGAGCAGGAGAAAGCATTCAACATGCTCAAGAAGAACTTGATAGATGCTGGTGGTGTCCTCAGGTgaactttgcatttatttttttcatcttgacCAATGAAGCAAATAGAGCAATAATTTGCTTGCTTGGATTTAGATTTTCTTAGTTACTTTATTAAGGCTCTTGCTTAATATCAATAGTATAAATTCCACAATGTCAGTAAGACTCATGGCTCTGGATTATTTCATTTGGTAAATGTGTTAAACGCTGAGATGTGGAACTTCAGCAGATGTTTCCATGCAGGGAATAAGTAGAAATAATTGTATGTATTGGGATATTtaacctgttttatttttcattgaaggGTGTCAGAGGACCCTGAGCTCTAAAGGGCAGTATCTTCCAGCTGAGGGGCTGTAAAGACTTGTGTCATTCTAACTGGGTCATTTGTGATTGTCCAGCTGTTCCCCAAGAGATTCATTTTGCTGCCTTTGCTTGAGAATTGTGTATAGAAACTCTTTCCTTCTTGCCAGGTGGTATGTACAGTTACCCACTCAGCAAGCCCACCAATATCATGAAATAGAAACTTCCTGCCTCCCTTCTTCACCCTCccatttttctgcatcttctcctgaggaggaggaggaagttgCTAGAGATGAGAACTGTACTCTGCCTTCCCGACTTCATCCTCAAGTGGCAGACAAGATCAGAGAACTGGTGTCTCAGGGAATAGAGCAAGTCTATGCAGTGAGGAAACAACTGAGGTACAGAGATGTCTGGCATTGCTTTTAAGCTGTAGTGCTATACCTGCTTTTGCATTTGATTAATTTGGCTTGCAGCTAAATGGCAGTACTGATGTGTAAAAGAATGTATTTCCCATATGTTGTTAGAATCTGcttttttccagattttgtcTTCTCATTTTATTATAGACAACTATTAAGAGCTACTGTCCTCTCTAAAGTTAATTGAGTAAATGGGGATTTTTAATTCTGAGCTCTAGAGTAGATGCCCAGAGGACTGGATCAGAAGTTATTTTAGCTTGCTCTTGTATTGTCAACACAacaaggagagggagaaggcagcagcagttgcaACAAGGAAATAGCACAATAGAgcttaaatatacatattttaattttaatttcattgtccTTTAACATGCGACAGAAAGTATGTGGAAAGAGAATTATTCAAGCCTGATGAAGTGCCAGAGAGGCATAATCTATCCTTCTTCCCCACTGTGAACGACATCAAGAACCACATTCATGAAGTGCAGAAGTCCCTGAGAAATGGCGAGGTGGTGTATAATTCAGAAAGCATTCCAGCGACAGTACGTTGACCCTAGTGTTTCTTTTTGGTTCTTGGGTTCAATACTGAAagtctcatttaatttttacttttagttGCATTTCATCTACAATTCTCTGACTTTTTATTTCCGGCAGCAATATTTTCAGTGGAATCTCTTGCTGAGCAAGACTAGATTAAATGTGAATAAAACCTTTTCAGTGTTTATCTCATCAGCATTAGATTGCTGTTAGTTGATtgacacattaaaaatactcttGGATGATGATTGCATGAACTGGAAGCCATGTGGTATGGAAAAATCAACATGCAGCAGAAAATTTTATTCGTGGCTTTGTTGTTATCTATGGGTTGGAGGAGTTACTCCTCTTCCATATCTGAAAAATTGGGATGAAGTATGTCTGAGGTGGAGTCTAAATTAGGGTTTGTACAGCATCGAATGCACTTTGTAGCAAGCGAAATAAGCCTGAAGTAGATACTTCAGAATGTTGGGTAACTTGTgttgttcctttattttcttccacctcTTGAGCAGTAAGAGATAGAATGATCCTAGTTTTTCCAGTTATGAGGTTGACTGCAAAGGAACTGCTGATTTCAAATCAGTTTTGCAGAACTGTAGTATTAAATGATGCTGCATTatcatttttcccctcctctccctaAACTGCATTTGTCCCAGATGAATGGGTGATATTTGTTAGCCaaatagttttacttttttatttcagtcttcaaaTTTTCACAAGATAACTTTAGCCGGCTTGGTATAGTGcgtattaaaaaaacagtttgcagtgttttatttttgtaaaccAAAAACTGCCAAAATTCATagttagtaaaaaaaaacacactgttttCTTGTGGGTCCTGAATTGACCCTATGTTCCTGTAGTAGACAAACTTGCAATCTTTCTGAGAACTGCgatctttttgctttcagttgcaGTGGACCACAGACAGTGGGAACGTTCTCACAGAAACAGTGACTGTTACTTTTGCCTCACCAACTTCAGCTGGTAGGACTGTATTAATAACTTAGTTGTTTCCaaatgtggtttattttgttaACGATGTCACAGAAATTCAGTTTCCATTCAGAGAGGTTGCTGACATGTTCTCTCACTCAGCTGAATGTAAGGAGGATTATTTTGGTGTGTCTGTTTTGAGGCAGGGAAGGgcaagctttttttgtttgtgctaTTTGACTGCACATACAGAAAAAACGTTTAACCCTGCTGTAGCTGACAAAAGTATGAAAactaagtttattttttatttcgCATCCTCAAGCAACTGAAAATTTTTAAGGGTTGATTATTTTGGAAGAGTGTTTTGCCTTGGATGACGGTGCTAATAACACCtgtgtaggaaaagaaaatgaatttcctaCTGAAGAGATATTCATATGAATCAGGGCATACAGCTGGGGCCAACTGGGTACCTGAATTCCTTGATGGTCTGTGCTTGGCATgtgcttaaatattttgctaaaaagGACTTGAATGCATTTTGAGATTCCTTCTTCTCAGGAAGTTGTTGACTTGTTGATTTCCACCGCCAGGGTCGGGACCTGAACAACTAATGCTGTAATTTTATTGtcaaaattgaaaacattttcctttttcataatGCTGTGAAAACACAATGTAGACTTCTATGGAAACTTGTTACATCCATGTTTGTGGTCTAAggtctgttgtgtttttttttttttttaagaaactaatTACACCATGCTTTCTTTGTTGAAAGAAGCTTCATGCTACTTTTACTTCAACTTCAAAACATGTactaaaagaaagtaaaggtGTTTGTAACTAGACCTAAATGCTACCCAGGTAGTTAGGATTCCACATAGGTTGAGGTGCTCTACTGGATCATGGTGGAtgttaataaatttaaaataactttattctCACATTTTTGTCCAGATTTCAAGGATATTTCGTTTTCAAGGATGTTTTGTCTAGTGAGTGTGGCTTGAAAGAACTTCCCTGCATGTTTGTGGAtgttttctgcatctcttcTTTAAAAGGTTTGATATGACGCTCATCAGAAAAATTAGCTTTAGCAGCAAGATATGATTGCAGCAAGGTAGAAGAGCCTAATTATTTGCATGCATTACGTTAAGATAGACTGCAGacttcttaattttattaaagtCGGTGGCAGTGCCAGCTTGTTTCCTCATTTAACTGGAACATAGTGTTCAGTACTTTTTATTCCAGTGGATAGAGAACTCCCAGGGATCAAAGGGGCACGCTTTGATCAAAGTTGTCACGCTTAAAGATTTGTTCAAGTCAAGTTATCCTCCAATGCGGTTCTTGCCTGAAGAAGCCCTTTGTTCAAGTCAAGTTATCCTCCAATGCGGTTCTTGCCTGAAGAAGCCCTGTAGTTCTTGCCTGAAGAAGTCCAGATGTGTTTGGGCATCTTCCACTTTTGACCCCTGTCACTCCCTGATCTATTTCTTACCTTTGTTATAGCAGGAAAAGTAAAACCCCAGAATTTTGGCTCAGTATGAATTCTCTCTTGAGCAATTTCATGTACATTAGTTTATTTACAGTTAGTAAAAAGAGTGAAGTTgggcttctgttttgtttttaaactcttatTGTAGTTGTTGCTGCAATGAATCCAATTAAACTGAAATGCATCCTATATACTTGGAGCACTTAGGGCAAGAATTTGTGTTGACAACTGTCAGAGGACAAGAAGTAAATTTTTAGGCTCAATgtgaataatgtttttttttctttctagaaaagaaggaatttgCAGTATAAACAGATTTACTGTGCTTAAACTTACACACCTATGATAATATTTCCATTACTATGCTTTTatggagagaaacagaataaTGGTGACTTGACCACTGTCATAGAGCTCAGCAGAGTTGACTTTTGGTATAAACTGTCTGAATGCTGGTAAGGGTTCAGGAAGATCAactcttgcttttcttcatctttcacAGATAGTTTTCCAAGGCAAAATAGCTTATCAAATATGTAAACATCTATTCAGTGAGATGCTGGGTTTTAGAGGACGTTAGAGATCTTGGATGCATTTGGCTTTCTGCACGTGTGCCAATTCAGTGAATATAAGCAGATAATCTAATTTCAGCATATCTCATCTCCACTTAAATTTATGTGAGGATGTGTTTGTACACATTGGAGAtacattattataattatattacAAGTCttagtgaaaaaagaaagctgactGAAATCAGCTCTTGTTTAAGAATGTGAAGTGatagcaaggaaaaacaacactgaCTTCTCAAACTACTgtttgtatacattttttttcatttcaacttgTGCTGAATAGGGACAAATTTACATTTAAGAAATTGAACAATAACAGAACTAAGACccagctgtttctttccttttctgtgcagaACTCCATGTCTTTGCCTAAAATATGCAAATTCTAGGCATATGAAGAATATCCTTCACCATATGATTCCACTTTGTCTCTTTACTCCTAGGTGTAAGAATCACTGTCACTATCAAAACTCTTAAGTCATTGTTCCCTTTTACATCTGTTATGAAGTATGCTGGCAAGTGAAAAAATCCAgtacatgtgtgtgtattttttttaaacttctggcATTCATACCGAATATCCATGCAGTGTAAGGAGTGGGTAGAATAGAATATGATCTATTAGATTTATTCCTAGGCATATTGGTGTAGAATACAACCTCAGGAAAATACTATCTCTTCCTACCTGTGAATATTCACATACACGTATGAGATCTCTCTGTAGTATTAAAAAGAGCCTAAACCTTTGAAGTAGTTTTATTTGAGAAGATTTAGAGTGTATCTTATGGTCAGTTAGGATAAAAAGTTAGTTTGCAGCTCAGTATATGTGATGAAAAATGTATCTCTATTTGCTCAGATTGATGGAAGCttagtatgattttttttttctctagaaagcTTTTTGATATTGTTGACTATtctcaaatttttaaaaaattcaataGGCTAATCCATATGCACAGGACAAGTAGGTCTTTTACAGTTATAGCAGTGAAACTGCAAAACAGGAAGCTGAACAGTGTCTACTCGCATCTGTGTACATCTTATCCAAAATATTCTCGGTATCTCAGGAAATGGAATAATCCCAcgggattttttatttttttatttttttcagaaattgatACAAGTGAATCTTGATTTCCACAAGTCCTGAGGAAGTTAAGTCAATCATTCTTGCTTTAAATAAGAATTTTCAGAATATGTTGGAATGTGTAGGCTGGACGACCCCCAAATGAATAGCCtctctttaaaattatatttgatgTGATATTGCTTAGAAGCTTTTCTAATTCTTCAAACACACTTTGGAAGGGAATGAGAAGACTTGCAGGATTTCCTgggtagatttttattttgtaagacAATCCTTTCTTTTGATGCCTGTTTATTATTGAGCCCTTGCTGAAGGTGTATGTGTGGTCAAATTATTTGATTGCTGTTTTGATAGAAATGTTTCAGCTTTTATGTTAAAACTAGAGATTCAACACACAGGGTAGGGAATAATTACGTTGCTCTACAGAACTGCTTCGTTTTCACACTCAACAGACACATGCCATCTTCCTATAACAGtatcttttttcttgtaataagacctttttttccaagctcttctgcaaaaaagaacagcatgtatgtgtatatgcgTATCTATGTGTCTAGATTGTCTGTATTGAGGTTAAAGGGGCTTGGCTTGTTCCATTTACAGGGGAGGCTTTTAAACAAGAGGAGGAAGTCTGTTACAACTGTCTGTTTATTTATTGTCTCTGGCACTGTAGGGAGCTCACCAGCGGAGTCGGTCGTCACCAAAGGAGAATCCAACCAGAGTGGGGAGTCCTTGCTACCAGAAACAGCTCAGCTGTTGTCTTCACTATCTTCACTTCAGCCCAAGATATTTGCACAACTTCAGGTACAGTCAAGTTGTTTACAGAATGTCAGATGTTCTGTGTTGGGACTGCTGAAGGCAAGATGAAAATACCAAATTTCCTCAGCTATTGATCCCAAACACTGGTTGTGAGGGAATATGGACTTTGCAATAGCTGTCAACTCCTATTTTGGCTTCTCTAATATGTCACATCTGGCTGTAGTGCAGGGCATCTCACTGCCACTTTGAAGTTACGAAGTCAAGAGGCAGAACCAAGAAGATGAGAGTAGTGAGCTTCTGCCTCAAATCAAACGCCTATTCGTTTTCCAGATGTTCCAGTCATTTCATGATGAACATGCTGCAAAAATGAGGGAGGATAAGTCAGACTCATTTCTTCTAAATCCTCCTCCAGCCTcaagaaaatctgttaaaatCCTAAAACTGCTCTCAGCTCAGATGCGTGAACTTCCAGGTTGAAAGGCTGAGGTGTAGGTTAAGAATGCCATGCCAAACAAACTGCTTCTAAAGCTCATATCTCTTGAAATCTGGCTCTCTCAACCTTCTTCCCAAAGATCTTTGAAAAGCTACCTTCATACCTTCTGAACCCCAATGTGTGATCTCTTCCATAGAAATACAGCCTGCAGTAAATTGCTGTTCTACTTGCTGTTTCCTTCTCATGCTGAAGAGAGCCTTGGCTTCACCCAAGTCTCCTTTAAAGCAGTATGCTTAGCTTTTAGTGCTCACCTATCATGGGGATGGGCAGTATTGGGGAATGATTTGGAACTGAATCTCAGTCCAAAATTAGAGCTTTATGGTCATAAGTAGTCTTAGAGATGCTGCTGGACACcattgtctgatttttttttttctaatacaagTTTAGTCTACAGATGCTGAGGTTGACTGTTCAAAAGAGATGACATATAGTCAGAAGCTATCCAGTTCCAGCACTGCAAAATGTTTGTCATCAAATGTAAATTACTCCTGCTGTGTACTGGTTTATTTGtacttctgccttctctttcacAGGGATTACAGCTGCAGTCAACTTTTACCTCCACAAATGAATCAACAGCCCTGATAGCTGTAAATAACCattcccctcccagctctgcaagTCTCTTGGATTCCACAGGGAGTGCAATAACAAACCATTCTCTAGTACTTGGTCAGGGGCACAGTCTGCAAGCAGGTGCTGGCCTGGCACAGCATAGTGCTGCTGACTCTGCTTATGGGACTCCACCTGGCTCTAATCAGAGTCTGGTCACCATGGGCCAGCTGGTAGCAGTTGAAGGGGTAGATGATTCCAGAAGCCTAGAGGGAGGAGT
This sequence is a window from Cygnus olor isolate bCygOlo1 chromosome 6, bCygOlo1.pri.v2, whole genome shotgun sequence. Protein-coding genes within it:
- the CARF gene encoding calcium-responsive transcription factor isoform X2, whose product is MGGHLVMEENGVDHDVAMERSNVLFVGNCNGTGQLETNDQVFQRLTCMDSKDPLFGQSDSPTALPITVRLLGSSPSLAAPARPPQPQPLSTEEFHLVDQNGQPLYELQPLGGPSAQMMIVASQSENGQVLHVIPSAQPGVAQVIIPQGQLLDVTSTQDVSDEKCGDGNLQTVAMAALADSASSYILHPQASLTVSKKTTTRMLEDPFPIPLQQLPPNTPAWARRLRNCEKIGDSYRGYCVSETELESVLTLHKQQTQSVWGTRQSPSPAKPATRLMWKSQYVPYDGIPFVNAGSRAIVMECQYGPRRKGFQPKKASEPERISVHLYKATCPARIYIKKVQKFPEYRVPTDPKIDKKIIRMEQEKAFNMLKKNLIDAGGVLRWYVQLPTQQAHQYHEIETSCLPSSPSHFSASSPEEEEEVARDENCTLPSRLHPQVADKIRELVSQGIEQVYAVRKQLRKYVERELFKPDEVPERHNLSFFPTVNDIKNHIHEVQKSLRNGEVVYNSESIPATLQWTTDSGNVLTETVTVTFASPTSAGSSPAESVVTKGESNQSGESLLPETAQLLSSLSSLQPKIFAQLQGLQLQSTFTSTNESTALIAVNNHSPPSSASLLDSTGSAITNHSLVLGQGHSLQAGAGLAQHSAADSAYGTPPGSNQSLVTMGQLVAVEGVDDSRSLEGGVQQILLGGVQTIPVRIVDSHPVLTEENTEGVICVSHVKEEPREKALSMEPDKIRDCQRSSSI
- the CARF gene encoding calcium-responsive transcription factor isoform X1; the protein is MPFIMVCLLEQHHQRQLFQRERCGHLVMEENGVDHDVAMERSNVLFVGNCNGTGQLETNDQVFQRLTCMDSKDPLFGQSDSPTALPITVRLLGSSPSLAAPARPPQPQPLSTEEFHLVDQNGQPLYELQPLGGPSAQMMIVASQSENGQVLHVIPSAQPGVAQVIIPQGQLLDVTSTQDVSDEKCGDGNLQTVAMAALADSASSYILHPQASLTVSKKTTTRMLEDPFPIPLQQLPPNTPAWARRLRNCEKIGDSYRGYCVSETELESVLTLHKQQTQSVWGTRQSPSPAKPATRLMWKSQYVPYDGIPFVNAGSRAIVMECQYGPRRKGFQPKKASEPERISVHLYKATCPARIYIKKVQKFPEYRVPTDPKIDKKIIRMEQEKAFNMLKKNLIDAGGVLRWYVQLPTQQAHQYHEIETSCLPSSPSHFSASSPEEEEEVARDENCTLPSRLHPQVADKIRELVSQGIEQVYAVRKQLRKYVERELFKPDEVPERHNLSFFPTVNDIKNHIHEVQKSLRNGEVVYNSESIPATLQWTTDSGNVLTETVTVTFASPTSAGSSPAESVVTKGESNQSGESLLPETAQLLSSLSSLQPKIFAQLQGLQLQSTFTSTNESTALIAVNNHSPPSSASLLDSTGSAITNHSLVLGQGHSLQAGAGLAQHSAADSAYGTPPGSNQSLVTMGQLVAVEGVDDSRSLEGGVQQILLGGVQTIPVRIVDSHPVLTEENTEGVICVSHVKEEPREKALSMEPDKIRDCQRSSSI
- the CARF gene encoding calcium-responsive transcription factor isoform X3 gives rise to the protein MEENGVDHDVAMERSNVLFVGNCNGTGQLETNDQVFQRLTCMDSKDPLFGQSDSPTALPITVRLLGSSPSLAAPARPPQPQPLSTEEFHLVDQNGQPLYELQPLGGPSAQMMIVASQSENGQVLHVIPSAQPGVAQVIIPQGQLLDVTSTQDVSDEKCGDGNLQTVAMAALADSASSYILHPQASLTVSKKTTTRMLEDPFPIPLQQLPPNTPAWARRLRNCEKIGDSYRGYCVSETELESVLTLHKQQTQSVWGTRQSPSPAKPATRLMWKSQYVPYDGIPFVNAGSRAIVMECQYGPRRKGFQPKKASEPERISVHLYKATCPARIYIKKVQKFPEYRVPTDPKIDKKIIRMEQEKAFNMLKKNLIDAGGVLRWYVQLPTQQAHQYHEIETSCLPSSPSHFSASSPEEEEEVARDENCTLPSRLHPQVADKIRELVSQGIEQVYAVRKQLRKYVERELFKPDEVPERHNLSFFPTVNDIKNHIHEVQKSLRNGEVVYNSESIPATLQWTTDSGNVLTETVTVTFASPTSAGSSPAESVVTKGESNQSGESLLPETAQLLSSLSSLQPKIFAQLQGLQLQSTFTSTNESTALIAVNNHSPPSSASLLDSTGSAITNHSLVLGQGHSLQAGAGLAQHSAADSAYGTPPGSNQSLVTMGQLVAVEGVDDSRSLEGGVQQILLGGVQTIPVRIVDSHPVLTEENTEGVICVSHVKEEPREKALSMEPDKIRDCQRSSSI
- the CARF gene encoding calcium-responsive transcription factor isoform X4 → MECQYGPRRKGFQPKKASEPERISVHLYKATCPARIYIKKVQKFPEYRVPTDPKIDKKIIRMEQEKAFNMLKKNLIDAGGVLRWYVQLPTQQAHQYHEIETSCLPSSPSHFSASSPEEEEEVARDENCTLPSRLHPQVADKIRELVSQGIEQVYAVRKQLRKYVERELFKPDEVPERHNLSFFPTVNDIKNHIHEVQKSLRNGEVVYNSESIPATLQWTTDSGNVLTETVTVTFASPTSAGSSPAESVVTKGESNQSGESLLPETAQLLSSLSSLQPKIFAQLQGLQLQSTFTSTNESTALIAVNNHSPPSSASLLDSTGSAITNHSLVLGQGHSLQAGAGLAQHSAADSAYGTPPGSNQSLVTMGQLVAVEGVDDSRSLEGGVQQILLGGVQTIPVRIVDSHPVLTEENTEGVICVSHVKEEPREKALSMEPDKIRDCQRSSSI